CCAAATAACTCATTTCGTCCAGAAGATGAGAAACTCATTGAGAGCATTATCACAGCAATCCAGAAAAAGGAAAGTTTAGACATCAGAGATATCGCTCAAAAAAATTTCTTTTCTCCTTCTTCAATTAGTCGTTTGGCCAAAAGAGGAGGGTTTAATAATTATAAGGAAATGATTTTTTTCTTGTCTAAAGAATTCTCAGTTCAAAATCTGGAAAAAATTGAAGCTCTTCCCTATGCATTTTGTCAAGAGTCTTCAGATGAAATAGCTTCTATTTTTAGCACAGCTTTTACGGACAAAAAAATCTATCTCTATGGTGAAGGCTTCTGCCAATTTTTAGTAAGTTACACTTATCGTAAATTGCTTCTAAAAAAAGTTTACGCCATCGATTTAGAAGGAGTAGAAATCAGTTTAGTCTCAAATGGTAGGCCCTATACTCTTTTTATTTTTTCACAGTCTGGTGAAAATAAGCGTGGCTTGATTAAAATTCAAGAATGTAAGTCTTCAGGTGGAAAAGTCGTTGTTTTCACAGCCTCCAAAAATAGCAGTTTCACAAGACAAGCAGACCTTTCCTTCATTGTGGAAACAGGATCAAATAAAATTGAGCCTGAAAATCAAGAATTAAATTATTTCTACGGCAACTGTTTAAATTTAATAGAATGGCTTATTCATCAATATGCAAAAGATTAATAAAAGCCCCTCTTTACTTTAAGTGTAAAGATGGGGCTTTTTCAAATTATTCTATTAACCATTGACTAGACCAAGCCGTTTCTTGTAAATCACTGACTTCTAAATAGCCTAAATTGTGCTCAGTATTAATGACTTGTGTGGGTTTCCATCGATTAACGAGACGCACATACCCATCAATAGAAATTTTTTTCCATTGCTCACTATAATAAGTTTCTGGAACTTTTCCGTGCTCTACATAACCTGTCTGGTTTTCATTATGGAGTAATTCCCCTGTTTCAGCATTTTTAATAACATAATATTTCCCTTTAGGAATGAGTTGCCATTTTTCGTTTAAACCATTTTCATTGCTCAAAACTACTTTGTCCGACTCAGAATTTAAAGAAATGAATTCCCCCGTTTGTCTATTTTTCAAATCTTGCTTTGGAATATCATATCCTGAATCTTTTTTGTATACATGAACATAATCCACTGCCCACTCTTTTGGAAAAACGTCATTATGTTTGCCCGAGCCTGCATCAGTATAAATATTAAGAATCATTCCCATTGGATAATCCGGTGATTCATTTATTGTTCTGAATAGCTGTCCATCAAAATAAAACTTTAAAGAGCCTGGTTCCCAATCCACTGCATAGGTATGGTATTCATTCATCAAACTGTCCACCCCTACTGCACCAGGAACAACTGCTTCCGCACCTCCTTGTGTCGCCGTAGTGCTGTCTGTCCAAGAAGTTGAGAAAAACGGATCATTCCAACCAAAGGTCGCAACTTGCCAAATTCCTTTTTGGCGATTTTCTTCAGTAATTCCTTTTGTTCCTACAGGACGTTGGACATTTGCACTATAATCAAAGAATGTTTCGATAATATCAATCTCGCCCGTCTGCTTTGAATTGAACCAATCGTTAGTGTCATTTTGCATTCCGACCAACCACCATGCTTGGTGGCCTCCTCCTCCTGCATTAGAGAGCTTGGCTCGAATTTCAAAATAGCCATAAGTCGTCGCATAACCTCCAGTTTGTGCATCTCCAAGCATCTCCTCGCTGGCTGGAATAGGTGACATTAATTTCTGAGAGCCGCTAAAATTATGTATCCAATTTTTATTGAACGATTGAATGGCACTTGACTTCACGCCGTTCGTACCATAGCCATAATTATCTTTATCTAGAGTAGGTGCCCATGGTTTTTGATTGATATCAATATACTCTTTCAAAACACCATCCTCAATGCGATAATTCGCTTTAGCATCCTCTTTATTGTCTGCCCAATGTGACAAATAAGAATCCGTCCATTTTGTTTTATCTAAGGTGGGTCCATCAAAGTCATCCTGAAAATCAATGTGATACCCTGGCTTTTCTGGTATCTTGCTTTCTCCATGAACATTTTGTACTCCAAAAGAAGCAATGCCTAGTGCTGCGCCTGCCAATAAAATTTTCTTTTTCATACACGAATCTCCTGTCCGTTGTATCCTTGAATATTAAACTGAGAAAATAGGGGAAGTAAATCCTAAAGTCTCTGGATCGTTAACAATCTGACCTTGCTCACTCTCCATAGCAACAATAATAACCATATCCTCCTTTCCTGCAGATTTTATTTCTTCAGTATCCATTTTTGCAAGAAAATCACCATGCTTTATTGATTGTCCTTCTTGTACTTTTATTGTAAAAGGTTTTCCTTGCAAATCTACAGTATCAATTCCCATATGAATAAGAATTTGATGTCCTTCTCTCGTTTCGATTCCAATTGCATGCTTTGTCGGGAAAATATTGGTAATGACACCATCCACAGGTGAATATACTTCTCCATTATGGTTTTTAACCGCAAACCCATCTCCCAATGCTTTACCTGAGAACACTTCATCCGGAACTTGCTCCATTGGAAGAATATTGCCTTTCGCTGGAGAATAGAGTTCTAGATTACTTTTCTTCTGTTGAGAGATATTTGAATGTATTGTTAGGTCCTGTTTCAGTGTACTTGGCAAGTTTAGTTTCCCTGATTTCAAGTTTTCAATATAATTCTCTAAATCTTCTCGTAGCGTCTCAACTCCTATTCCAATGATAATTTGAATATGTTTTTGTTTATCAACTACACCTGATGAAGGGAAGGTTTTCAATAAATTAATATCAACTTTACTTGCATCTTTAACATCACAACGCAAACGTGTGTAACAATTATAAACTTCTACAATGTTTGAAACCCCACCAAGGCCTTGAACAAGTATCGCTAAACCAGCTTCTTTTTCTTTCGCCACCATTGTGTTTTCGTCATCATTTTCAAGCATTGCCTCACGGCCAATGGTTGGTAAATTCAATTTAAGAATAACTGTTTTAAATGCAAAATACTCAATAATCCCCAGTCCCAAAGCAATTGGGAGAATCCAATATTGATGCCCTAAATTTAATGGAACAAATAATGAAGGTATTGTTTCTGGAATACTCCCAATCATTACTTTCAATCCCAAAATATCAGAGAAGAAATAACCTAGCCCAAACACGACTGCATGAATTACCCAAAGTACCGGAGCCGTAAATAAGAACAAAAATTCAATTGGTTCAGTTACACCAGCCAAAGCAGCAACAATAACTGTTGGGAAAACAATTGCTTTAACCTTTGCTTTATTTTCAGGGCGTGCAGTTTTAATAAAGGCAAGGGAAATCGCTAGTGGAAGTGCCAATGGACCAAAATTAGTTAAGAATCCAATTGCGGGATTCATTTGCGTCACCGAACCAATATCCCCAAGTTGTGCCAACCAAATGTTATAGGCGCCACTCACTGCTTGACCAGCAATTTCTGCAGTACCACCTACGGGAGTATAAAGCATTGGCATCCATAAGAGGTGATGCATGCCCACAGGTAACAGCATTCGATTAAGAAAACCATAACCAAAGAACCCAAAGGGGCCAGATTTAGCCATTCCATCTACCAAGAAATTAATTCCTGAATTTATCATAGGCCAAATATAAGTAATAATAATAGCTAGAAAAATTGTCACAAAGAGAGTCAAAACAAAGGCAAACTTCGTTCCCTCATAAGGCGCTAAATATTTGTGGAACTTAACATTACCAAAACGATTAAGCATAAATCCTACAAGGCAACCTAAAATAATGCCTAAAAAGACTCCCATATCATTGACTTGAATTCCTAGAACTGTATTTTGTCCTGTTCCAAACAACCCCATTTCGCCTTCTTTTGCCAAACGATTTGTAAGCGTCAGCCAAGCATTATTCGCAAATAGAAATATCATGAATGTACTCACCGCAGTGATTGCGGCATCTGTTTTCTTTTTAGCGAGTGCAGTTGCAATGCCCACACAGAAAATGATCGATAATGAGCCTATTACTCCACTCGTAATAATACCAAAGAAGAAATCTCCAATAGTTTTAAACAAACCTGGCATAAACTCCATTTTCATTATGGCAGCGATTGAGATAATTAACCCCGAAACTGCCATAAACATCACAGGTTGAATAATCGCTCGTGCAAATGTTTGCGTTGCTTTCTGAAATGATTCTTTCATAATAACTCCTTAATGTTATTTTTATTTTCAATCATAGTTTACAAGATTGCAAACGCTTACGCAATAGACCAGAGGGTTTTATATTCTATTTTCAAT
This window of the Lactococcus garvieae subsp. garvieae genome carries:
- a CDS encoding glucose PTS transporter subunit IIA; translated protein: MKESFQKATQTFARAIIQPVMFMAVSGLIISIAAIMKMEFMPGLFKTIGDFFFGIITSGVIGSLSIIFCVGIATALAKKKTDAAITAVSTFMIFLFANNAWLTLTNRLAKEGEMGLFGTGQNTVLGIQVNDMGVFLGIILGCLVGFMLNRFGNVKFHKYLAPYEGTKFAFVLTLFVTIFLAIIITYIWPMINSGINFLVDGMAKSGPFGFFGYGFLNRMLLPVGMHHLLWMPMLYTPVGGTAEIAGQAVSGAYNIWLAQLGDIGSVTQMNPAIGFLTNFGPLALPLAISLAFIKTARPENKAKVKAIVFPTVIVAALAGVTEPIEFLFLFTAPVLWVIHAVVFGLGYFFSDILGLKVMIGSIPETIPSLFVPLNLGHQYWILPIALGLGIIEYFAFKTVILKLNLPTIGREAMLENDDENTMVAKEKEAGLAILVQGLGGVSNIVEVYNCYTRLRCDVKDASKVDINLLKTFPSSGVVDKQKHIQIIIGIGVETLREDLENYIENLKSGKLNLPSTLKQDLTIHSNISQQKKSNLELYSPAKGNILPMEQVPDEVFSGKALGDGFAVKNHNGEVYSPVDGVITNIFPTKHAIGIETREGHQILIHMGIDTVDLQGKPFTIKVQEGQSIKHGDFLAKMDTEEIKSAGKEDMVIIVAMESEQGQIVNDPETLGFTSPIFSV
- a CDS encoding MurR/RpiR family transcriptional regulator — translated: MTKIYHLDRLLPNNSFRPEDEKLIESIITAIQKKESLDIRDIAQKNFFSPSSISRLAKRGGFNNYKEMIFFLSKEFSVQNLEKIEALPYAFCQESSDEIASIFSTAFTDKKIYLYGEGFCQFLVSYTYRKLLLKKVYAIDLEGVEISLVSNGRPYTLFIFSQSGENKRGLIKIQECKSSGGKVVVFTASKNSSFTRQADLSFIVETGSNKIEPENQELNYFYGNCLNLIEWLIHQYAKD
- a CDS encoding glycoside hydrolase family 16 protein, coding for MKKKILLAGAALGIASFGVQNVHGESKIPEKPGYHIDFQDDFDGPTLDKTKWTDSYLSHWADNKEDAKANYRIEDGVLKEYIDINQKPWAPTLDKDNYGYGTNGVKSSAIQSFNKNWIHNFSGSQKLMSPIPASEEMLGDAQTGGYATTYGYFEIRAKLSNAGGGGHQAWWLVGMQNDTNDWFNSKQTGEIDIIETFFDYSANVQRPVGTKGITEENRQKGIWQVATFGWNDPFFSTSWTDSTTATQGGAEAVVPGAVGVDSLMNEYHTYAVDWEPGSLKFYFDGQLFRTINESPDYPMGMILNIYTDAGSGKHNDVFPKEWAVDYVHVYKKDSGYDIPKQDLKNRQTGEFISLNSESDKVVLSNENGLNEKWQLIPKGKYYVIKNAETGELLHNENQTGYVEHGKVPETYYSEQWKKISIDGYVRLVNRWKPTQVINTEHNLGYLEVSDLQETAWSSQWLIE